A genome region from Gossypium hirsutum isolate 1008001.06 chromosome A04, Gossypium_hirsutum_v2.1, whole genome shotgun sequence includes the following:
- the LOC107930145 gene encoding auxin transporter-like protein 2, translated as MLPQKQAEEAIVSNLTEMELETREEEKDEEEQQSLFSVKSLLWHGGSAWDAWFSCASNQVAQVLLTLPYSFSQLGMLSGILLQIFYGLMGSWTAYIISVLYIEYRSRKEKENVSFKNHVIQWFEVLDGLLGPYWKAAGLAFNCTFLLFGSVIQLIACASNIYYINDKLDKRTWTYIFGACCATTVFIPSFHNYRIWSFLGLGMTTYTAWYLAIAAFVHGQVDGVTHSGPKKLVLYFTGATNILYTFGGHAVTVEIMHAMWKPQKFKYIYLLATLYVFTLTLPSASAVYWAFGDELLNHSNAFSLLPKNGFRDAAVILMLIHQFITFGFACTPLYFVWEKVIGMHDTKSICLRALARLPVVIPIWFLAIIFPFFGPINSAVGALLVSFTVYIIPALAHMLTYRKASARQNAAEKPPFFMPSWTAMYAFNAFIVVWVLVVGFGFGGWASMTNFIRQIDTFGLFAKCYQCKPPPPTGAAAAAANHH; from the exons ATGCTGCCTCAGAAGCAAGCTGAAGAAGCAATAGTCTCAAACTTAACCGAGATGGAGCTTGAAACcagagaagaagagaaagatgaagaagaacAACAATCATTGTTTAGTGTTAAAAGCCTCCTCTGGCATGGTGGCTCAGCTTGGGATGCCTGGTTCAGCTGCGCTTCCAATCAA GTGGCTCAAGTGCTGTTGACACTACCCTATTCTTTCTCTCAACTGGGTATGCTGTCGGGAATTCTGCTTCAGATATTCTATGGACTAATGGGAAGCTGGACTGCCTATATCATCAGTGTGCTCTATATAGAGTACAGAAGCAGGAAAGAGAAAGAGAACGTCAGCTTCAAGAACCATGTCATCCAG TGGTTTGAAGTGCTTGATGGGCTGCTGGGTCCATACTGGAAGGCAGCTGGACTTGCCTTCAACTGTACCTTCCTCTTATTCGGATCTGTCATACAACTTATAGCTTGTGCAAG CAATATTTACTACATCAATGATAAATTGGACAAAAGAACATGGACCTATATTTTTGGAGCTTGCTGCGCAACCACAGTTTTCATTCCTTCCTTTCACAACTACCGTATTTGGTCTTTCCTAGGTCTTGGGATGACCACCTATACGGCCTGGTACTTGGCAATAGCTGCCTTTGTTCACGGTCAg GTTGACGGAGTTACGCACAGCGGTCCAAAAAAGTTAGTGCTCTACTTCACCGGAGCCACCAACATTCTATACACCTTTGGGGGACATGCTGTGACGGT GGAAATCATGCATGCAATGTGGAAGCCTCAAAAATTCAAGTACATATACTTATTGGCCACATTATATGTATTTACCTTAACCCTTCCATCCGCTTCTGCCGTCTACTGGGCATTCGGGGACGAGCTGCTCAACCATTCCAACGCCTTCTCTCTCCTCCCCAAGAATGGTTTCCGTGATGCTGCCGTCATCTTAATGCTTATTCACCAG TTCATAACATTTGGGTTTGCCTGCACTCCATTATACTTCGTGTGGGAGAAGGTGATTGGGATGCACGACACAAAAAGCATATGTTTGAGGGCGCTGGCAAGGCTGCCAGTGGTGATTCCAATCTGGTTCCTGGCCATCATCTTCCCCTTTTTCGGCCCCATAAACTCCGCAGTCGGTGCTCTTTTGGTCAGCTTCACCGTCTACATCATCCCAGCTTTAGCCCATATGCTCACCTACAGAAAAGCCTCTGCTCGACAG AATGCAGCAGAAAAGCCTCCGTTCTTCATGCCAAGCTGGACTGCAATGTATGCCTTCAATGCCTTCATAGTGGTGTGGGTTTTGGTGGTTGGATTTGGGTTCGGTGGATGGGCTAGCATGACCAATTTCATCAGGCAAATCGACACTTTCGGCTTGTTCGCTAAGTGCTATCAATGCAAGCCACCTCCACCAACCGGAGCAGCAGCAGCTGCTGCAAACCACCACTGA